From Candidatus Electrothrix rattekaaiensis, one genomic window encodes:
- a CDS encoding M48 family metallopeptidase, with the protein MMTDEKYNALLSQSEDMAKNDPSRYRRKMRFLILLGDLYLAAIILVLLGLLLGSLFLLVRDLWTGALGWQTALAVPVLLSAVWLTRMLLLMKGGRKPIPGIPVSQEQAPELYAMIDTLCAQADVRPLRRVLITNEFNASVDQLPRLGVFGWHRKTLLLGLPLLKSMTVEQFKAVLAHELGHLVKQGDAAASRRVHYQMIRWTGLAETLGDDPHGWLFKHFLEWFIPYCTAWALPQARMSEFEADALSVRLVSYETVVETLSLNHVIDGYLEQLYWPAVLKLAEQHPEPSFSPYERMGGNLCAALPDVFVEYWLGQSMQVKTELEHTHPCLRERFEALQASPRIVLAQAGKTAEGLLGSGLQPVAQQMDKEWQDGIRSWWTEQYEKARKKQGQPAE; encoded by the coding sequence ATGATGACCGACGAGAAGTACAATGCCCTCCTCAGTCAATCCGAGGACATGGCAAAGAACGATCCAAGCCGGTACCGGCGCAAGATGCGGTTCCTGATCCTGCTGGGTGATCTTTATCTGGCAGCGATTATCCTGGTCCTGCTGGGCCTCCTGCTGGGATCGCTGTTTCTCCTTGTCCGGGATCTGTGGACCGGAGCCTTAGGCTGGCAGACAGCCCTTGCCGTGCCTGTGCTGCTCTCGGCAGTCTGGCTGACCCGTATGCTGCTGCTGATGAAAGGCGGGCGGAAACCCATACCCGGCATCCCGGTCAGCCAGGAGCAGGCCCCTGAGCTGTACGCCATGATTGATACCCTGTGCGCTCAGGCCGATGTACGGCCTCTCCGGCGGGTGCTGATCACCAATGAGTTCAATGCAAGCGTGGATCAGCTGCCGCGCCTGGGTGTGTTCGGCTGGCACCGCAAAACCCTGTTGCTCGGCCTGCCCCTACTCAAGTCCATGACTGTTGAGCAGTTCAAGGCCGTGCTGGCCCACGAGCTGGGGCATCTGGTCAAGCAGGGAGACGCAGCAGCGTCCCGCCGGGTTCATTATCAGATGATCCGCTGGACAGGACTGGCTGAGACCCTTGGTGATGATCCGCATGGCTGGCTCTTCAAGCACTTTCTTGAATGGTTTATACCCTACTGCACTGCCTGGGCCCTTCCCCAGGCCCGCATGAGTGAATTCGAGGCTGATGCCCTGTCTGTCCGTCTGGTGTCATACGAGACCGTTGTGGAGACGCTTTCCCTTAACCATGTCATTGACGGGTACCTGGAGCAGCTGTACTGGCCCGCAGTGCTCAAGCTGGCTGAACAGCATCCCGAGCCAAGCTTCTCACCCTATGAGCGCATGGGAGGGAATCTCTGCGCTGCGCTGCCTGATGTCTTTGTCGAGTACTGGCTGGGTCAATCCATGCAGGTCAAGACCGAGCTGGAGCACACCCATCCCTGTCTGCGGGAGCGATTCGAGGCCTTGCAGGCCAGCCCGCGCATCGTGTTGGCCCAGGCCGGGAAGACTGCGGAAGGGCTGCTCGGTAGCGGATTGCAGCCGGTCGCACAGCAGATGGACAAAGAGTGGCAGGACGGCATCCGCTCCTGGTGGACGGAGCAGTATGAGAAGGCCCGGAAAAAGCAAGGTCAGCCTGCTGAATAA
- a CDS encoding RtcB family protein, giving the protein MKKVISTEKKPIKLWLDDLEAGALEQAKHLANLPFAFRHIALMPDAHQGYGMPIGGVLATEGVVIPNAVGVDIGCGMCAVQTSVQAIEQDSLKQIMGNIRKRIPVGFKHHNKAQDESFMPDGPAEDGLDALRIVREEYKAALKQLGTLGGGNHFLEIQQGSDGHIWLMIHSGSRNLGYKVAHHYNKLAIALNRKWHTSVPEQWQLAFLPLDGRKGQDYLLEMQYCVDFALANRRLMMERLQEVFAEVVGEVAFADMINIAHNYAAMEHHFKKDVMIHRKGATKASTDQLGIIPGSQGTASYIVQGRGEPESFMSCSHGAGRRMGRKQAQKELDLAAEKERLDAIGVIHGLRNAKDLDEAPGAYKDISVVMANQQDLVDIQVELRPLAVIKG; this is encoded by the coding sequence ATGAAGAAAGTTATCAGTACGGAAAAGAAACCTATCAAGCTCTGGCTCGATGACCTCGAAGCCGGAGCCTTGGAGCAGGCAAAGCATCTTGCCAACTTGCCCTTTGCCTTCCGCCACATCGCTCTGATGCCGGATGCGCACCAGGGCTACGGGATGCCCATTGGCGGCGTTCTCGCCACTGAGGGTGTGGTCATCCCTAATGCGGTTGGGGTGGATATCGGCTGTGGCATGTGTGCCGTCCAGACCTCTGTGCAAGCCATTGAACAGGATAGCCTCAAGCAGATCATGGGTAATATCCGTAAGCGGATACCGGTGGGGTTCAAGCACCATAACAAGGCGCAGGACGAGTCCTTCATGCCGGACGGCCCTGCGGAAGACGGCCTTGATGCACTCAGGATCGTGCGAGAGGAATACAAGGCAGCCCTGAAGCAGCTGGGCACCCTGGGAGGCGGCAATCATTTTCTTGAGATCCAGCAGGGGAGCGACGGTCATATCTGGCTGATGATTCACTCAGGGAGTCGGAACCTCGGCTATAAGGTGGCGCATCATTATAACAAACTGGCTATTGCCCTGAACCGCAAATGGCATACCTCAGTCCCGGAGCAATGGCAGCTGGCCTTTCTGCCCCTGGACGGTCGCAAGGGCCAGGATTACCTGCTGGAGATGCAATACTGCGTGGACTTTGCCCTGGCCAACCGGCGACTGATGATGGAGCGGTTGCAGGAGGTCTTTGCCGAGGTGGTGGGTGAGGTTGCCTTTGCCGACATGATCAACATCGCCCATAACTATGCGGCAATGGAGCATCATTTTAAGAAGGATGTGATGATCCACCGCAAGGGCGCGACCAAGGCCTCTACGGATCAGCTGGGTATTATCCCGGGCAGCCAAGGCACGGCCAGCTATATCGTGCAGGGCAGGGGAGAGCCGGAGAGCTTTATGTCCTGCTCACACGGGGCTGGTCGGAGGATGGGGCGCAAGCAGGCCCAGAAGGAGCTTGATCTGGCAGCGGAGAAGGAGCGGCTCGACGCTATCGGAGTAATTCACGGGCTACGGAATGCAAAGGATCTGGATGAGGCACCGGGGGCCTATAAAGACATCTCTGTGGTCATGGCGAACCAGCAGGACTTGGTTGATATTCAGGTGGAACTGCGGCCCCTGGCAGTGATTAAGGGGTAG
- a CDS encoding dihydroorotase, producing MPASLLIKNGRIIDPANTVDCVRDLLIVDGRIADSATALPAGASEIEEIDASGCWVVPGLIDMHVHLREPGEEYKEDILSGTRAAAAGGFTAVACMPNTKPVNDSRAVTVLILSQAEKADARVYPVAAISQNSQGSALTEFGELRANGAVALSDDGLPVRDSQLMRRALEYAADHGLLVISHSEEPSLSNGVMNEGIVSTRLGLKGIPTAAESIMVYREIALAECLGKRVHIAHVSCAMSAELIRSAKARGVRVTAETAPHYFTLTDEAVTGYNTNAKMNPPLRTEQDRQAIRQGLADGTFDAIATDHAPHSILDKEVEFDRAMNGIIGLETSLPLSLALVREGVLDEQKLIELLSVNPAHILGVEGGTLSVGARADVTVIDPDLAFTYTEEQVVSKSKNSPFLGEKLQGRAVYTIMGGRITHTLS from the coding sequence ATGCCAGCTTCCCTGCTGATAAAAAACGGACGAATCATTGATCCGGCAAATACAGTTGATTGTGTCCGTGACCTGCTGATAGTGGACGGGCGTATTGCTGACTCCGCAACCGCTCTTCCTGCCGGTGCTTCAGAGATTGAGGAGATAGATGCGAGCGGATGCTGGGTGGTTCCCGGTCTCATTGATATGCATGTCCACCTGCGGGAACCCGGAGAAGAGTATAAAGAAGACATCCTTTCCGGCACCCGAGCCGCAGCAGCTGGCGGTTTTACCGCTGTTGCCTGTATGCCCAATACCAAACCGGTGAATGACAGCCGGGCCGTAACCGTCTTGATCCTTTCCCAGGCAGAAAAGGCTGATGCCCGAGTTTATCCGGTTGCCGCTATCAGCCAGAACAGCCAAGGCAGTGCGCTGACGGAATTCGGTGAGCTGCGGGCCAACGGCGCGGTGGCGCTGAGTGATGACGGCTTGCCGGTACGGGACAGCCAACTCATGCGCCGGGCCCTAGAATATGCTGCTGATCACGGGTTGCTGGTGATTTCGCACAGCGAAGAACCCAGCCTGAGTAACGGAGTCATGAATGAGGGTATCGTCTCCACCCGACTCGGCCTCAAAGGCATTCCCACAGCTGCTGAATCCATCATGGTGTACCGGGAGATCGCCTTGGCGGAATGCTTGGGTAAGCGGGTCCATATCGCCCATGTGAGCTGCGCCATGAGTGCGGAACTGATCCGCTCTGCCAAGGCCAGAGGTGTGCGGGTCACGGCGGAGACAGCCCCCCATTACTTCACCCTCACCGACGAGGCGGTTACAGGCTACAACACCAATGCCAAGATGAATCCTCCCCTGCGCACGGAACAAGATCGGCAGGCCATCCGGCAGGGTCTGGCCGACGGCACCTTTGATGCCATAGCCACGGATCATGCGCCGCACTCCATCCTGGACAAAGAGGTGGAATTCGACCGGGCCATGAACGGCATCATCGGGCTGGAGACCTCCCTGCCCCTTTCTCTGGCCCTGGTCAGAGAGGGTGTGCTTGATGAGCAGAAGCTGATTGAGTTGCTGTCGGTAAACCCGGCGCACATACTGGGCGTGGAGGGCGGCACCCTCAGCGTAGGCGCAAGGGCAGATGTCACGGTGATCGATCCTGACCTCGCCTTTACCTATACCGAAGAGCAGGTGGTCTCCAAGAGCAAGAACTCGCCCTTCTTAGGCGAGAAACTCCAGGGGCGGGCAGTGTACACCATTATGGGTGGACGCATCACCCATACGTTATCATAG
- a CDS encoding tetratricopeptide repeat protein: MNITGFDKVAPYLTHPLVLVGFVMMLAYGIHWQLMRSGLLAQATKKDSALIIRLFLRYGFWLALVLLLAGFGLQFSGIGLSAWNSYMEKEKVVAVNAGKLAEKLVGPLQGQLEAKDEQIKALTEAITALSKTGASTASINDALRALEQGDTAKAQAIFAEVLRSKEAEGRQANKEAAAAARHLGALAYMNNPKEALVAYRKAVELDPDNADGWNQLGLLLRRTGELDKAEEAHRKVLALAEAHQDKKEQAVALGNLGNVYRTRGELDKAEEMYRKVLELDEALGNKESMAKAYGNLGVVYRIRGELDKAEDMYGKVLEIDEALGNKESMAKAYGNLGIVYKTRGEMDKAEEMYRKALELNEALGSKEGIARDHANLGIMYKQRGDLDQTEELWRKSLSLYEEMGAMQHPDAKKVQQWLDNLAR; this comes from the coding sequence ATGAACATCACAGGCTTTGACAAGGTTGCCCCGTATCTGACGCACCCGCTGGTGCTGGTGGGCTTTGTAATGATGCTGGCTTACGGCATTCACTGGCAGCTGATGCGGTCTGGGTTACTGGCCCAGGCGACCAAGAAAGACAGTGCCCTGATCATCAGGCTCTTTCTCCGCTACGGGTTCTGGCTGGCCCTGGTCCTGCTGCTGGCAGGCTTTGGCTTGCAGTTCTCCGGGATAGGCTTGTCCGCGTGGAACAGCTACATGGAGAAGGAGAAGGTGGTGGCGGTGAATGCGGGTAAACTGGCTGAGAAGTTGGTTGGGCCGCTGCAAGGGCAACTGGAGGCCAAGGACGAGCAGATCAAGGCATTGACGGAAGCCATCACCGCTCTGTCCAAGACTGGCGCGTCTACTGCCAGCATCAACGATGCCTTGCGGGCATTGGAGCAGGGCGATACAGCCAAGGCCCAGGCCATCTTTGCTGAGGTGCTGCGCAGCAAGGAGGCTGAAGGGCGGCAGGCGAATAAGGAAGCAGCGGCAGCGGCCCGGCACTTGGGGGCATTGGCGTATATGAATAACCCCAAGGAAGCACTGGTTGCCTACCGAAAGGCGGTGGAGCTTGACCCGGACAATGCGGACGGCTGGAATCAGCTGGGGCTTCTGCTTCGTCGCACAGGCGAGCTGGATAAGGCGGAAGAAGCACACCGCAAGGTACTGGCCTTGGCTGAAGCGCATCAGGACAAAAAGGAGCAGGCAGTGGCTCTTGGCAATCTGGGCAATGTGTATCGTACACGCGGTGAGCTGGACAAGGCGGAGGAGATGTACAGGAAGGTGCTGGAGCTTGATGAAGCCTTGGGCAATAAAGAAAGTATGGCAAAGGCTTACGGCAATCTGGGTGTGGTGTATCGGATACGCGGCGAGCTGGACAAGGCGGAGGATATGTACGGGAAGGTGCTGGAGATTGATGAAGCCTTGGGCAATAAAGAAAGTATGGCAAAGGCTTACGGCAATCTGGGCATTGTGTATAAGACACGCGGGGAGATGGACAAGGCCGAGGAGATGTACAGAAAGGCCCTGGAGCTTAATGAAGCACTGGGAAGCAAGGAAGGTATAGCCAGAGACCACGCTAATCTGGGTATTATGTATAAGCAACGCGGTGACCTAGATCAGACGGAAGAACTATGGCGGAAGAGTCTGAGCCTGTATGAAGAAATGGGGGCAATGCAGCATCCCGATGCCAAGAAGGTGCAGCAATGGCTGGATAATCTGGCCCGGTAG
- a CDS encoding c-type cytochrome, whose protein sequence is MRTSVIGITAACVLLFAASAFASEEMAGQYDCMGCHSIEANESLPKKYAPYFKDIAKKYKEKYKDDNDKALALIEQSILRGSHNKWDRPVDMKSRAENGKTIDAAHAKEMAQWIMTLAE, encoded by the coding sequence GTGAGAACATCTGTTATTGGTATTACCGCTGCTTGTGTCTTGTTGTTTGCTGCGTCTGCATTTGCAAGTGAAGAAATGGCAGGGCAATACGACTGCATGGGATGTCATTCAATAGAAGCCAACGAATCGTTGCCCAAAAAGTATGCTCCCTACTTCAAGGACATTGCGAAAAAATATAAAGAAAAATATAAAGACGACAATGACAAAGCGTTAGCGTTAATTGAGCAATCAATCCTCCGTGGTAGCCATAACAAATGGGATCGTCCTGTAGATATGAAGTCGCGGGCGGAAAACGGAAAAACTATAGACGCGGCTCATGCGAAAGAAATGGCTCAATGGATCATGACTCTGGCCGAGTAA